From a single Notolabrus celidotus isolate fNotCel1 chromosome 7, fNotCel1.pri, whole genome shotgun sequence genomic region:
- the p4hb gene encoding LOW QUALITY PROTEIN: protein disulfide-isomerase (The sequence of the model RefSeq protein was modified relative to this genomic sequence to represent the inferred CDS: inserted 1 base in 1 codon) has product MLKFLLICSLAVASRAEIGEEEDVLVLKKSNFDEALKAHPNILVEFYAPWCGHCKALGPEFAKAAGMLKAEGSEVRLGKVDATEETELAQEYGVRGYPTIKFFKGGEKESPKEYSAGRQADDIVTWLKKRTGPAVATLAGVTEAESLIADSEVAVIGFFKDASSEGAKAFEKAAEAVDEIPFAMTSDDAVFSKFEVSKDGVVLFKKFDEGRNTFDGEMTKENLLNFVKSNQLXLVIEFTEQTAPKIFGGEIKSHILMFLPKTASDFQDKMDEFKKAAGGFKAQILFIFIDSDVDDNQRILEFFGLKKEECPAIRLITLEDEMTKYKPENDAITAESITSFCTQFTDGKLKPHLMSQDIPDDWDKTPVKVLVGKNFEEVAFDSSKNVFIEFYAPWCGHCKQLTPIWEKLGEKYKSSADIIVAKMDSTANEIESVKVHSFPTLKFFPAGDERKVIDYNGERTLEGFSKFLESGGKDGGAPAGDDEEDDLDAEDLDEGQDEDSDGEDYDGHDEL; this is encoded by the exons ATGTTGAAGTTTTTGCTCATCTGCTCACTGGCTGTGGCCAGCCGGGCTGAGATCGGCGAGGAAGAAGATGTCCTGGTGCTGAAGAAAAGTAACTTCGACGAGGCTCTGAAAGCTCACCCAAACATCCTGGTTGAATTCT ATGCCCCATGGTGTGGTCACTGCAAGGCCCTTGGTCCAGAGTTCGCCAAGGCTGCCGGCATGCTGAAGGCTGAGGGCTCTGAGGTCCGACTGGGAAAGGTAGATGCCACAGAGGAGACTGAGCTGGCCCAAGAGTACGGTGTCCGAGGATACCCCACTATCAAATTCTTTAAGGGTGGAGAGAAGGAGTCACCTAAAGAGTACTCTG CTGGCAGACAAGCAGATGATATCGTCACATGGCTGAAGAAGCGCACAGGCCCCGCTGTGGCCACCCTGGCTGGAGTCACAGAGGCTGAGTCTTTGATTGCTGACAGTGAGGTGGCAGTCATCGGGTTCTTTAAG GATGCCAGCTCTGAGGGTGCCAAGGCCTTTGAAAAAGCAGCTGAAGCCGTAGACGAAATCCCCTTCGCCATGACCTCTGATGATGCTGTTTTCTCCAAGTTTGAGGTGTCAAAGGATGGCGTTGTCCTCTTCAAGAAG TTTGATGAAGGGCGCAACACTTTTGATGGGGAGATGACCAAGGAGAACCTCCTGAACTTTGTCAAGTCCAACCAGC CTCTGGTCATCGAGTTCACTGAGCAG actGCTCCTAAAATCTTCGGTGGCGAAATCAAGTCCCACATCCTCATGTTCCTGCCCAAAACCGCCTCTGATTTCCAGGATAAAATGGATGAGTTTAAGAAAGCTGCAGGGGGATTCAAGGCTCAG ATCCTGTTCATTTTCATCGACAGCGATGTGGATGACAACCAGCGGATCCTGGAGTTCTTCGGCCTGAAGAAAGAAGAGTGCCCTGCCATCCGCCTCATCACCCTGGAGGATGAAATGACCAAGTACAAGCCTGAGAACGACGCCATCACAGCAGAGAGCATCACCAGTTTCTGTACACAGTTCACAGACGGCAAACTCAAG ccCCACCTTATGAGCCAGGATATTCCTGATGACTGGGACAAAACTCCCGTCAAGGTTTTAGTCGGAAAGAACTTTGAGGAGGTCGCCTTCGATTCATCTAAGAACGTCTTTATTGAATTCT ATGCACCTTGGTGTGGACACTGCAAACAGCTGACTCCCATCTGGGAGAAGCTTGGAGAGAAATACAAGAGCAGCGCTGACATCATCGTGGCTAAGATGGACTCCACAGCCAATGAGATCGAATCCGTCAAAGTCCACAGCTTCCCAACGCTTAAATTCTTCCCAGCAGGAGATGAGCGCAAG GTTATTGATTACAACGGTGAGAGAACATTGGAAGGCTTCTCCAAGTTCCTTGAGAGTGGTGGTAAGGACGGTGGTGCTCCTGcaggagatgatgaagaggatgatcTGGATGCAGAG GATTTGGACGAAGGACAGGATGAGGACTCCGATGGGGAAGATTACGATGGACATGACGAGTTGTAA